The following is a genomic window from Lysinibacillus sp. JNUCC-52.
CAATGCCATGCTTGAAACGCTACGAAAAATGATGAAACAAGTAGATGAAACAGCCAATCAAGTTTCTGCTTCATCCGCTGAGCTTTCTGCTACAGCAGGCTCTACAACAAGAACGACTGAACAACTAACAGCTAATATGCAAGAATTAGCAAGTGGCGCAAGTACGCAAAAACAAAGTGCCAATGAAAATGCTGAAGCTATGCATGATATTGCTGGAGGTATTCAACATGTAACAGAAACCAATATGGAAGTTTCATCGCATGCGACAGAAGCTTTTGATACGGCGAAACATGGTGAGAAAACGGCACAAGCTATGCAAGCACAAATGCAGGCTATGACAGAAGCGGTGTTAGAAAGTGCTAAGTCAATCGTTGCCCTTGATGCACATGCAAATACTATTGGTAATATTGTCGAGGTCATCCATGCAATAGCTGACCAAACAAACTTACTTGCTTTAAATGCATCCATTGAAGCTGCACGTGCAGGAGAACATGGTAAGGGCTTTGCCGTTGTAGCGGAGGAAGTTCGTAAATTAGCTGAGCAATCTAAAACATCTGCTGCGCAAATTACCGAGACCATCCATACGATGCAGCAGCTAGCTCAAGAAGCGAGTGCGCATATGGAACAAAGCGAAAAGGAAGCCGCATCAAGCGTAGATATTGTTCGTACAACAAATCTTGCATTTGAAAGCATTACAACTAAAGTGGCTGTTGTCACTAATAAAATTCAAGAAGTTTCAGGCATTGCGGAAGAGTTATATGCTCGTATTGAACAGGCCAATGCATCTACTCAAATTATGGCAGAAATAGCTGTCGATGCACGGGAGCAGTCAAAAGTCGTTTCACAGATTGCTGAAACAAACCTCTACTCGATGGAGGATATTAATAACGCGGCAACAACCCTTACTAAAAATGCAGAAACGCTGCAAAATTTAATTCATCAGTTCAAATATTAAGGAACGCAAGATTGTTCATCGGTAAATCCGTATGAGCAATCTTTTTTTACGTCTTCGCTTTTTTCACAAATATTTTCACTAATGGTACGAGGAAAATGGACACAATCAAAACACGGAATAGCTGAAA
Proteins encoded in this region:
- a CDS encoding methyl-accepting chemotaxis protein, with product MKNLRMQTKMSLLIVTIILFVLIAVGIVNISEMKTTLESENNTRLTQIYDLSVYNLEQTLPGEWHLENGELYKGDAKIADETALIDKLGELSEAAITIFANDTRVNTNIMVDGQRAIGTTADPKVTDAVITEGNIYSGTADVVGKPYFTQYGPIKNANGETIGMIFAGVPSSEINAVAQKMIIKMGIVAFLAAIIAVIAGTLLVRNIVKPLKRLNTQLETISAGEGDLTQQLVVNTKDEIGDLAKSFNAMLETLRKMMKQVDETANQVSASSAELSATAGSTTRTTEQLTANMQELASGASTQKQSANENAEAMHDIAGGIQHVTETNMEVSSHATEAFDTAKHGEKTAQAMQAQMQAMTEAVLESAKSIVALDAHANTIGNIVEVIHAIADQTNLLALNASIEAARAGEHGKGFAVVAEEVRKLAEQSKTSAAQITETIHTMQQLAQEASAHMEQSEKEAASSVDIVRTTNLAFESITTKVAVVTNKIQEVSGIAEELYARIEQANASTQIMAEIAVDAREQSKVVSQIAETNLYSMEDINNAATTLTKNAETLQNLIHQFKY